The Pseudonocardia sp. HH130630-07 DNA window AGGTGCCGGTGCGCGTGGCCGAGGGCACCGCGTCCGCGGACGGTGCCGGTGCGGGTCAGGTGCCGGGCGAGGACTTGCGGCTCGGACGGCTGCGCAGCTCGTTGACGTAGTCGGCGGGTGCACCGGCGGTCTCGGCCGCGTCGGCGATCACGCCGAGGTAGCGCGCGGAGGGCTCGCCGCCCTCGTAGGCGTTCAGCACGTAGATGAAGGCGAGCACGCTGCCGTCGAGGGTGGCGACCCGCAGCCGCAGCTTCTTGTGCATCCCCAGCTCACCGCCCTCCCAGCGGTCCAGCCTGCGCTCGTCGGGCTCGGGGACGTCGTAGAGCACCACGAAGACCTGCGAGCCGGGCTCCTCCACCACGGTGGAGAGCGCGCCCTCCCAGGTGTAGTCCTCGCCGCCGAACGTCAGCCGCCAGCCCTGGAGCCACCCGGTCCCGGCCGTAGGCGAGTGCGGGGCGCGCTCCTTCATCTGCTCCGGGTCCATGTTCGACCCGTAGGCGGCATACAGCGGCACGTGAGCAGGGTAGACGTCCACCGATCGGGGACCGCGACCCGCCCGGTGAGAAGAATCGGACACGCGTACTGTGAGCGCCGTCGACGCCGGTGGCGAGGCCGCCCCCGGCCACACCACCACCGACATCTCCAGGGGGA harbors:
- a CDS encoding gamma-glutamylcyclotransferase, with protein sequence MPLYAAYGSNMDPEQMKERAPHSPTAGTGWLQGWRLTFGGEDYTWEGALSTVVEEPGSQVFVVLYDVPEPDERRLDRWEGGELGMHKKLRLRVATLDGSVLAFIYVLNAYEGGEPSARYLGVIADAAETAGAPADYVNELRSRPSRKSSPGT